The following proteins come from a genomic window of Tepidiforma thermophila:
- a CDS encoding TetR/AcrR family transcriptional regulator — MAGEREARGFEAHANDTPRDDTRARILAAAMEAFARDGFDGTSVRSIARRCGISDAGVFYYFPTKRHLLEALWNEAPAGSFPVGEPGAPLTAERLAELVRATIHISAENFTYLRLVARQALSSDETAIALRNASRARWRTALMKHFQAAGPHAAELVETFAAAVTGYLLRLEIETGDAFPEAVRDERFQGRVIRAVQRLLPVAPGEPAAAG, encoded by the coding sequence GTGGCGGGTGAACGCGAGGCACGCGGGTTCGAGGCCCACGCAAACGATACACCGCGGGACGACACGCGTGCCCGCATCCTGGCGGCAGCGATGGAGGCCTTCGCCCGGGACGGCTTCGACGGGACGTCCGTGCGCTCGATCGCGCGGCGCTGCGGCATATCGGACGCCGGCGTGTTCTACTACTTCCCGACAAAGCGTCACCTCCTCGAGGCGCTCTGGAACGAGGCTCCGGCAGGGTCGTTCCCGGTTGGCGAGCCCGGGGCTCCGCTGACCGCCGAACGGCTGGCGGAGCTGGTGCGCGCGACGATTCACATCTCGGCCGAAAACTTTACGTACCTCCGGCTGGTTGCACGGCAGGCGCTGAGCTCCGATGAAACGGCGATTGCGCTCCGCAACGCGTCGCGCGCTCGGTGGCGGACGGCGCTCATGAAGCATTTCCAGGCAGCGGGGCCGCACGCCGCAGAACTCGTCGAAACGTTCGCAGCTGCAGTCACCGGGTACCTGTTGCGGCTGGAAATCGAAACGGGCGACGCGTTCCCGGAGGCCGTGCGCGATGAGCGGTTCCAGGGACGGGTCATCCGCGCGGTCCAGCGGCTCCTCCCGGTAGCACCCGGCGAACCCGCGGCTGCCGGCTGA
- a CDS encoding TetR/AcrR family transcriptional regulator, whose product MAREVQPVRTPRTPEAIATRDRILKAARELFSERGFDGTSVRMIANRAGVSDPAVHYYFPSKYDLFRALMVQPDYRTPPVARSLDEAVDVLSAMFDWWAENAPLVRILTQQQLRGDPEAIEYFHDGEARYRAEVASILGSAGYEGDCETAADLLFHTLSGFMWDAVMTYGNAAREVLAQPVFKDRIRFAIRCALGMEGCCGG is encoded by the coding sequence ATGGCGCGTGAGGTCCAGCCGGTCCGCACTCCCAGGACCCCCGAGGCCATCGCTACCCGCGACCGAATCCTCAAGGCGGCGCGCGAACTGTTCAGCGAACGCGGCTTCGATGGTACGTCAGTGCGGATGATCGCGAACCGGGCGGGCGTGAGCGACCCGGCCGTTCACTACTATTTCCCCAGCAAGTACGACCTCTTCCGGGCGCTGATGGTTCAGCCCGACTACCGCACCCCGCCGGTGGCACGCTCGCTGGATGAGGCGGTCGACGTGCTCTCCGCGATGTTCGACTGGTGGGCGGAGAACGCTCCGCTTGTCCGCATCCTCACCCAGCAGCAGCTCCGGGGCGACCCGGAAGCCATCGAGTACTTTCACGACGGCGAGGCCCGTTACCGGGCCGAGGTGGCATCCATCCTAGGCTCGGCCGGGTACGAGGGGGATTGCGAGACAGCGGCGGACCTCCTTTTTCATACCCTCTCGGGGTTCATGTGGGATGCGGTCATGACGTACGGCAACGCCGCAAGGGAGGTGCTGGCCCAGCCCGTGTTCAAGGACCGTATCCGGTTCGCCATCCGCTGCGCCCTCGGGATGGAGGGCTGCTGTGGCGGGTGA
- a CDS encoding FmdB family zinc ribbon protein translates to MPTYEYHCPACDATYELRQGFDAPTTHPCEECGKGTAKRVLHAPPIVFKGSGWYITDSRNKLSAVNDSESSGSEATVGSASESTGEAAAAS, encoded by the coding sequence TTGCCGACCTACGAGTACCACTGCCCGGCCTGCGATGCGACGTATGAGCTGCGCCAGGGTTTCGATGCGCCTACCACGCACCCGTGCGAAGAATGCGGCAAGGGCACGGCCAAGCGCGTGCTTCACGCCCCCCCGATCGTGTTCAAGGGTAGCGGCTGGTACATCACTGATAGCCGGAACAAGTTATCGGCGGTGAACGACAGCGAGTCCTCGGGCAGCGAGGCAACAGTCGGCTCGGCATCGGAGTCGACCGGAGAGGCGGCGGCAGCGTCCTAA
- the ltaE gene encoding low-specificity L-threonine aldolase, which yields MRAAMAAAEVGDDVFGDDPTVNRLEARAAALVGKDAALFVPSGTMANLVALLAHTTPGDEVILGDQSHIFQYEVGGVARVAGLVTRTLPNLADGSLAPDEVERAIRPQTIHSPGTRLLCLENTHNRCGGAALSAAATAELAGVARARGVAVHLDGARMFNASVALGTPVELLAAPCDSVSFCFSKGLGAPVGSVLCGSREFIARARRFRKLLGGGMRQAGVLAAAALYALDHHIGRLADDHANARHLASGLAAIGPFRPVPPQTNIVVVEVLQGDVDDWLRKFEQAGVLAVSFGPGRFRMVTHLDVSRTDIDEALARISRVAGATVH from the coding sequence ATGCGTGCGGCGATGGCTGCTGCCGAAGTCGGCGACGATGTTTTCGGCGATGACCCGACGGTCAACCGCCTCGAGGCCCGCGCCGCAGCACTGGTTGGCAAGGACGCCGCGCTCTTCGTTCCCAGCGGTACTATGGCGAACCTGGTCGCCCTCCTCGCGCACACCACCCCGGGCGATGAAGTTATCCTGGGCGACCAGTCCCACATCTTTCAGTACGAGGTCGGGGGCGTTGCACGCGTCGCCGGGCTCGTGACCCGTACCCTGCCCAATCTTGCGGACGGAAGTCTCGCGCCCGATGAGGTCGAGCGGGCCATCCGCCCGCAGACGATCCATTCCCCCGGAACCCGCCTGCTCTGCCTCGAGAACACCCACAACCGCTGCGGCGGCGCGGCGCTCTCCGCTGCCGCCACGGCCGAACTGGCCGGGGTCGCCCGTGCCCGCGGCGTGGCCGTGCACCTTGATGGCGCCCGCATGTTCAATGCCTCGGTTGCGCTGGGGACGCCTGTCGAGCTTCTCGCGGCGCCATGCGATTCAGTCTCCTTCTGCTTCTCCAAAGGACTCGGGGCGCCCGTCGGGTCCGTCCTTTGCGGGAGCCGCGAGTTCATCGCCCGTGCCCGGCGGTTCCGCAAGCTGCTGGGCGGTGGCATGCGGCAGGCAGGCGTGCTTGCTGCGGCCGCATTGTATGCGCTGGACCATCACATTGGCCGGCTCGCTGATGACCACGCTAACGCCCGACACCTCGCCAGCGGACTCGCAGCCATCGGGCCGTTCCGCCCTGTTCCTCCGCAGACCAACATCGTGGTTGTCGAGGTCCTCCAGGGCGACGTCGACGACTGGCTGCGGAAGTTCGAACAGGCGGGCGTTCTCGCCGTCAGCTTCGGTCCGGGCCGCTTCCGCATGGTGACGCACCTCGACGTCAGCCGCACAGACATCGACGAGGCGCTCGCCAGAATTTCACGTGTCGCTGGAGCAACGGTACATTGA
- a CDS encoding DUF3108 domain-containing protein, with protein MNRLPSLALPLALAGALLAACTASEDPPAERVFLGPPWTADERFVYDLLASGREPYGTCVLETDVEFEPGVTRLSRLCSDEPGPHRDDGIATVEAQTLEPISSTRVQTDAEKNRRISFTATYAYPVVKFEANDNGKVRQTERDLPRATEKNPDPAYYDDESMLWLVRGIDLQTGYEGTYRNVSAATGAVFDVRLRVEGEEEVTVPAGTFRTWKVRISTSTITQFAWVERDAPHRIIKARVHGLQDVDYVLSGASAP; from the coding sequence TTGAATCGTCTTCCCTCTCTTGCCCTGCCCCTCGCCCTGGCCGGCGCCCTGCTCGCTGCCTGCACCGCCTCCGAAGACCCGCCGGCCGAGCGGGTCTTCCTCGGCCCGCCATGGACCGCCGACGAGCGGTTTGTCTACGACCTGCTCGCCAGCGGGCGCGAACCGTACGGGACCTGTGTCCTCGAGACCGACGTCGAGTTCGAGCCGGGCGTGACCAGGCTCAGCCGGCTTTGCTCCGATGAGCCTGGGCCCCATCGCGATGACGGCATCGCCACCGTCGAGGCCCAGACCCTTGAACCAATCTCGTCAACGCGCGTGCAGACCGACGCCGAAAAAAATCGCCGCATCTCGTTCACAGCGACGTACGCATACCCTGTAGTGAAGTTTGAAGCGAACGACAACGGCAAGGTCCGCCAAACTGAGCGCGACCTGCCCCGGGCGACGGAGAAGAACCCCGACCCGGCCTATTACGACGATGAATCCATGCTCTGGCTGGTTCGCGGGATCGACCTCCAGACCGGCTACGAGGGCACCTACCGAAACGTTTCGGCCGCGACCGGTGCGGTCTTCGATGTCAGGCTGCGTGTCGAGGGCGAAGAAGAAGTCACCGTACCTGCGGGCACCTTCCGTACCTGGAAGGTGCGCATCAGCACCTCCACCATAACCCAGTTCGCCTGGGTCGAACGAGATGCGCCGCACCGCATCATCAAGGCCCGTGTGCACGGGCTCCAGGACGTTGACTACGTGCTGAGCGGAGCCAGCGCACCCTAA
- a CDS encoding winged helix-turn-helix domain-containing protein gives MGSSVFDALIVDVQGVPRGENGASFAQFNQWLAQVLQKQPPAMIYLLHKGARRPHFRIEGAVVKKPFPLEAIGEALRERIGLPRHRGNERGLDLDLASNTLRCGERQVHLTNIEATLLAYLMEHEGETLHPRDLLVDVWQYHDAAGASTLVRAHVSNLRRKLREVLGTSDAIQTIRGKGYRFIA, from the coding sequence TTGGGCAGTTCCGTTTTCGATGCGCTCATCGTCGATGTGCAGGGGGTACCGCGGGGCGAGAACGGGGCCAGCTTCGCGCAGTTCAACCAGTGGCTCGCCCAGGTCCTCCAAAAGCAACCGCCGGCGATGATCTACCTGCTCCACAAGGGGGCACGCCGTCCCCATTTCCGCATCGAAGGCGCAGTCGTAAAGAAACCTTTTCCCCTCGAGGCCATCGGCGAGGCATTGCGCGAGCGGATCGGTCTGCCGCGCCACCGCGGCAACGAGCGTGGCCTCGACCTGGACCTCGCCTCCAACACCCTGCGCTGTGGCGAACGGCAGGTGCACCTCACGAACATCGAGGCGACGCTCCTCGCCTACCTCATGGAACACGAAGGCGAGACGCTTCATCCGCGCGACCTCCTGGTCGATGTATGGCAGTATCACGACGCTGCAGGCGCCAGCACGCTCGTCCGTGCCCACGTCAGCAACCTCCGGCGCAAGCTCCGCGAGGTGCTCGGCACCTCCGACGCGATTCAGACCATCCGGGGCAAGGGCTACCGGTTCATCGCCTGA